A single Deltaproteobacteria bacterium DNA region contains:
- a CDS encoding biotin carboxylase, with amino-acid sequence MSDTIESKLAALQALLSRTLDSARAEAAEKRHARGYRTARENLEDLIDEGSFVEYGQLAVAAQRKRRSYEELQIETAADGVITGTATINRSHFGKDRGQAAVVIYDYSVLAGTQGYFHHAKLDRIFELAEDLNLPVIMYTEGGGGRPGDVDVTTWIAGLHISSFYTWAKLSGRVPRIAVNNGFCFAGNAALYGCADITIATRSSWIGMAGPAMIEGGGLGVYKPTEIGPIEVQSKNGVVDIVAEDEAEATAVAKKLLGYFQGPLENWTCGSQEKLRNVVPANRRRTYQVREAIEILADDDSFIELRREYGLGVVTGFIRLEGKPVGLIANNCMHLAGAVDAEGAEKASRFLQLCDAFDLPILSLTDTPGFMVGPESETEAAVRRMSSLFVSFASVTVPVVVIILRRGYGLGAMAMAGGSFHTPVHIASWPSGEFGGMGLEGAVKLGFKKELEAVADEAERKRLFEKLVAQMYEIGKATEAAAHLEIDAVIDPADTRNVVLRAIHSASRVKRPPGQRRNFVDTW; translated from the coding sequence ATGAGTGACACGATTGAATCGAAACTGGCCGCCCTGCAGGCATTGCTGTCCCGTACGCTGGATTCCGCCCGGGCCGAAGCCGCGGAAAAACGACATGCCCGGGGGTATCGCACGGCCCGGGAGAACCTGGAGGATCTCATAGATGAAGGGTCATTTGTCGAGTACGGCCAGCTGGCGGTGGCTGCTCAGCGAAAACGCAGATCCTATGAGGAGCTGCAGATAGAGACGGCGGCAGACGGCGTGATCACGGGAACGGCCACGATCAACCGATCCCATTTCGGCAAGGACAGGGGCCAGGCAGCGGTGGTCATCTATGACTATTCGGTCCTGGCCGGCACGCAGGGCTACTTTCACCATGCAAAGCTGGACCGCATTTTTGAATTGGCCGAAGATCTGAACCTGCCCGTGATCATGTACACCGAGGGCGGCGGGGGGCGCCCAGGAGATGTGGACGTGACCACCTGGATTGCCGGCCTGCATATCAGCAGTTTTTACACGTGGGCCAAGCTCAGCGGCCGGGTGCCGCGCATCGCCGTCAACAACGGGTTTTGCTTCGCGGGTAATGCCGCCCTGTACGGCTGCGCCGACATAACCATCGCCACGCGATCCTCATGGATCGGCATGGCCGGCCCCGCCATGATCGAAGGGGGCGGCCTGGGCGTTTACAAACCCACGGAGATCGGACCCATCGAGGTGCAGTCGAAAAACGGCGTCGTCGATATCGTGGCTGAAGATGAGGCCGAGGCAACGGCCGTGGCCAAGAAGCTGCTGGGTTACTTCCAGGGTCCCCTGGAAAACTGGACCTGCGGTAGCCAGGAAAAATTGAGGAATGTCGTTCCGGCGAATCGGCGCAGGACCTACCAGGTCCGTGAGGCGATCGAGATTTTGGCCGACGACGACTCTTTCATCGAGCTGCGGCGCGAATACGGTTTGGGGGTTGTCACCGGATTTATCCGGCTGGAGGGGAAACCGGTCGGCCTGATCGCCAACAACTGCATGCACCTGGCCGGGGCCGTGGATGCGGAAGGAGCGGAAAAGGCCTCCCGCTTCCTGCAATTGTGCGATGCTTTCGATCTGCCGATTTTGTCACTGACCGACACCCCGGGATTCATGGTGGGCCCCGAAAGCGAGACCGAGGCCGCCGTGCGCCGCATGTCCAGCCTTTTCGTCTCCTTCGCCAGCGTGACCGTGCCTGTCGTGGTCATCATTCTGCGGAGGGGGTACGGTCTGGGAGCCATGGCCATGGCCGGCGGCAGTTTCCACACGCCGGTCCACATCGCCTCCTGGCCGTCGGGCGAATTCGGCGGCATGGGCCTGGAGGGCGCGGTAAAGTTGGGGTTTAAAAAAGAACTGGAGGCCGTGGCCGACGAAGCCGAACGAAAACGACTGTTCGAAAAACTGGTGGCTCAGATGTACGAGATCGGCAAGGCTACCGAGGCGGCCGCGCACCTGGAGATCGATGCGGTCATCGACCCTGCCGACACCCGGAACGTGGTGTTGAGGGCGATTCACTCGGCCTCACGGGTAAAACGGCCGCCGGGCCAGAGGCGCAACTTTGTCGACACCTGGTAA
- a CDS encoding DUF4405 domain-containing protein, with translation MKTKRWNGRAFTSLCSLVSFILLCVTGIVLYLEPQGRVAYWIEWQFLSLEKDQWGNIHIYAGLLFLIAGGFHIYYNWKPLIKYVSGRIESALRYKRELAVGCTVFVWIVVSGIWSLPPLVYVTDLGGAIKDAWVTSPELEPPFGHAELVSLKTFCLKQRIPLDQAVLELRNAGFTVDSPRNTVAQIAASKQTSGMGVYAVIKKLEANPAAMQPGERWTAEKVEEAFAGTGLGNKTIGQLIKEMKLDKIKVYQRLSAIDIEVQEGDTLRGLAEKNNTTPIVLMTSILVDDRQVEE, from the coding sequence ATGAAGACAAAAAGATGGAATGGTCGGGCTTTTACATCCTTGTGTTCATTGGTGAGTTTCATCCTGTTGTGTGTTACCGGCATTGTCCTCTATCTCGAACCTCAGGGTCGTGTCGCCTATTGGATCGAGTGGCAATTCCTGAGCCTGGAAAAGGACCAGTGGGGCAACATACATATCTATGCCGGCCTCCTGTTTTTGATAGCCGGTGGTTTTCACATCTACTACAACTGGAAACCTCTGATCAAATACGTGAGCGGCAGGATCGAAAGCGCCTTGCGGTATAAGCGGGAGCTGGCAGTCGGCTGTACCGTATTCGTCTGGATCGTGGTCAGCGGCATCTGGTCCCTGCCGCCGCTTGTCTACGTAACCGACCTCGGGGGAGCGATCAAGGACGCATGGGTCACCTCCCCCGAACTCGAACCGCCTTTCGGCCATGCCGAGCTGGTGAGCCTGAAAACATTTTGCCTGAAACAGCGAATCCCGCTGGATCAAGCTGTGCTGGAACTCAGGAATGCCGGTTTCACGGTTGACAGCCCCAGAAACACAGTGGCCCAGATAGCGGCAAGCAAACAAACGTCGGGCATGGGCGTTTACGCGGTGATAAAAAAACTGGAAGCCAATCCTGCGGCAATGCAGCCCGGTGAACGGTGGACGGCCGAAAAAGTTGAGGAAGCCTTTGCCGGAACCGGGTTGGGAAACAAGACCATCGGCCAGCTCATCAAGGAAATGAAGCTTGATAAAATAAAGGTTTATCAACGGCTCAGTGCTATCGATATCGAGGTGCAAGAGGGAGACACCCTCAGGGGCCTGGCTGAAAAGAACAACACGACACCCATTGTGCTGATGACGTCAATTTTAGTCGATGACCGTCAAGTTGAAGAATGA
- a CDS encoding peroxiredoxin → MAEEMEVGCARPTGGPVGESVEKEPEKESTVTKEVSAMVQVGKKAPDFAAPAYQQGKFISLKLSDYLGKWVLLCFYPGDFTFVUATEISAVAEKHDALQKLGVNVLSMSIDSVFVHKMWNDNELSKMVEGGVPFPMLSDAGGKVGKIFGVYDEDAGVETRGRFIIDPDGVIQGYEVLTPPVGRNVEETFRQVQAFQLIRESKGKEATPSGWKPGKMTLKPGPDLVGKVWEVWKTDMAFD, encoded by the coding sequence ATGGCAGAAGAAATGGAGGTCGGCTGTGCCCGGCCCACCGGCGGTCCTGTCGGAGAAAGTGTCGAAAAAGAACCCGAAAAAGAATCAACGGTGACCAAGGAGGTTTCAGCTATGGTACAGGTTGGCAAAAAAGCACCGGATTTCGCTGCACCGGCATATCAGCAGGGCAAATTTATATCACTCAAACTTTCAGACTATCTAGGAAAATGGGTATTGCTCTGTTTTTATCCGGGTGATTTCACCTTTGTCTGAGCAACGGAGATTTCGGCAGTTGCCGAAAAGCACGACGCCCTTCAAAAGCTGGGTGTCAATGTTTTATCCATGAGTATCGACAGTGTTTTCGTGCACAAAATGTGGAATGACAACGAGCTCTCCAAAATGGTGGAAGGTGGCGTCCCCTTTCCCATGCTGTCCGATGCCGGGGGAAAGGTTGGAAAAATTTTCGGGGTCTACGATGAGGACGCGGGGGTCGAAACACGCGGGCGCTTTATCATCGATCCGGACGGTGTCATCCAGGGGTATGAAGTTCTGACCCCGCCGGTCGGTCGCAATGTAGAAGAAACCTTCCGGCAGGTTCAGGCATTTCAGCTCATCAGAGAGAGCAAGGGCAAGGAAGCGACGCCGTCCGGATGGAAGCCCGGGAAAATGACGCTCAAACCGGGACCGGACCTGGTTGGAAAAGTCTGGGAAGTCTGGAAAACGGATATGGCTTTCGATTAG
- a CDS encoding bacterioferritin, whose translation MGKASKEERRQKVIDVLNKARAMELQAIHQYMNQHYNLDDMDYGELAAKVKLIAIDEMRHAEMFAERVKELGGEPVAGHDGTIEKGQKVEGIFAFDANLEDDTVDSYNQFLLECRENGDSISMKLFEVIIDEEQIHYNYFDNVNDHIEKLGNTYLAKIAGTPSATGLGSSGFAVSAGDA comes from the coding sequence ATGGGAAAAGCTTCAAAAGAGGAAAGAAGACAGAAGGTTATCGATGTGTTGAACAAGGCCCGCGCCATGGAGCTACAGGCCATTCATCAGTACATGAACCAGCACTACAACCTCGATGACATGGATTACGGCGAACTGGCCGCGAAAGTCAAGCTTATCGCCATCGATGAGATGCGGCATGCCGAAATGTTCGCCGAACGCGTCAAGGAGCTCGGCGGGGAGCCGGTGGCCGGTCACGACGGGACCATAGAAAAAGGCCAGAAAGTGGAAGGAATCTTTGCTTTTGACGCCAACCTGGAGGACGATACGGTCGACAGCTACAATCAGTTCCTTCTCGAATGCCGCGAGAACGGTGACAGCATCAGCATGAAGCTGTTTGAAGTGATCATCGACGAGGAGCAGATTCATTACAACTACTTCGACAACGTAAATGACCACATCGAAAAACTGGGAAACACCTATCTGGCTAAAATTGCCGGGACACCGTCCGCCACGGGGCTGGGATCGAGTGGATTTGCGGTGAGCGCCGGAGATGCATAG
- a CDS encoding ZIP family metal transporter, whose amino-acid sequence MTDFMQQFSPIIQALMATLFTWGLTAAGAALVFFTKAVNPKLMDSMLGFAAGVMIAASFWSLLAPGIDMAAQLGHIPWLTAAIGFMGGGIFMRLTDRLLPHLHLGLDTSQREGIKTSWQRSTLLVLAITLHNIPEGLAVGVAFGAVAANLSSASIGGAMALAIGIGLQNFPEGAAVSLPLRREGMGRAKSFFLGQSSGVVEPIAGLFGAAFVLYMQNVLPYALCFAAGAMIFVVVEELIPESQRQEANIDLVTMATMTGFSVMMILDVALG is encoded by the coding sequence ATGACCGATTTCATGCAGCAATTCAGCCCGATCATCCAGGCGCTCATGGCGACGCTTTTTACCTGGGGATTGACCGCTGCCGGTGCGGCGCTCGTCTTTTTCACGAAAGCGGTGAACCCCAAACTGATGGATTCCATGCTCGGCTTCGCCGCCGGTGTCATGATTGCCGCCAGCTTCTGGTCACTGCTTGCACCCGGCATCGACATGGCCGCGCAGCTGGGCCATATCCCTTGGCTGACAGCTGCCATCGGATTCATGGGGGGCGGCATTTTCATGCGTTTGACCGATCGATTGCTGCCGCATCTTCATCTGGGGCTGGACACATCACAAAGAGAGGGAATAAAGACGTCATGGCAGCGAAGCACGCTGCTGGTCCTTGCCATAACCCTGCACAATATCCCCGAAGGCCTCGCTGTCGGTGTCGCTTTCGGAGCCGTGGCCGCCAATCTTTCTTCTGCCTCGATTGGCGGCGCCATGGCCCTGGCAATCGGCATCGGTCTCCAGAATTTTCCGGAAGGCGCCGCCGTATCCTTGCCATTGAGAAGGGAGGGGATGGGGCGGGCCAAGAGCTTTTTTCTGGGGCAGTCATCCGGTGTTGTCGAGCCCATTGCCGGGCTGTTTGGTGCCGCGTTCGTTCTCTATATGCAAAACGTCTTGCCCTATGCTCTCTGTTTTGCTGCCGGGGCAATGATATTCGTCGTGGTGGAGGAGTTAATCCCCGAATCTCAACGACAGGAAGCCAATATCGATCTGGTGACAATGGCCACCATGACCGGTTTTTCGGTGATGATGATTTTAGATGTAGCGCTGGGTTGA